A stretch of the Orcinus orca chromosome 1, mOrcOrc1.1, whole genome shotgun sequence genome encodes the following:
- the CELF3 gene encoding CUGBP Elav-like family member 3 isoform X4 produces MNRPIQVKPADSESRGEPSVREDRKLFVGMLGKQQTDEDVRKMFEPFGTIDECTVLRGPDGTSKGCAFVKFQTHAEAQAAINTLHSSRTLPGASSSLVVKFADTEKERGLRRMQQVATQLGMFSPIALQFGAYSAYTQALMQQQAALVAAHSAYLSPMATMAAVQMQHMAAINANGLIATPITPSSGTSTPPAIAATPVSAIPAALGVNGYSPVPTQPTGQPAPDALYPNGVHPYPAQSPAAPVDPLQQAYAGMQHYTAAYPAAYSLVAPAFPQPPALVAQQPPPPPQQQQQQQQQQQQQQQREGPDGCNIFIYHLPQEFTDSEILQMFVPFGHVISAKVFVDRATNQSKCFGFVSFDNPASAQAAIQAMNGFQIGMKRLKVQLKRPKDANRPY; encoded by the exons aTGAACAGGCCGATCCAGGTCAAGCCAGCCGACAGCGAGAGCCGAGGAG AGCCATCGGTCAGGG AAGACCGGAAGCTCTTTGTGGGGATGCTAGGGAAGCAGCAGACAGATGAGGACGTCCGGAAGATGTTCGAGCCTTTCGGGACCATAGACGAGTGCACTGTGCTCCGGGGCCCAGACGGCACCAGCAAAG GCTGCGCCTTCGTGAAGTTCCAGACTCACGCCGAGGCCCAGGCCGCCATCAACACCCTTCACAGCAGCCGGACCCTGCCG GGTGCCTCGTCCAGCCTGGTGGTGAAGTTTGCTGACACGGAGAAGGAGCGAGGTCTCCGCCGAATGCAGCAGGTGGCCACCCAGCTGGGCATGTTCAGCCCCATCGCCCTCCAGTTCGGAGCCTACAGCGCCTACACCCAGGCC CTGATGCAGCAGCAGGCGGCCCTGGTAGCGGCTCACAGTGCCTACCTCAGCCCCATGGCCACCATGGCTGCCGTGCAGATGCAGCACATGGCCGCCATCAATGCCAATGGCCTCATCGCCACCCCCATCACCCCATCCTCAG GAACCAGCACCCCTCCTGCCATCGCTGCCACGCCCGTCTCTGCAATCCCTGCTGCCCTGGGCGTCAACGGCTACAGCCCGGTGCCCACCCAGCCCACTGGGCAGCCTGCCCCTGATGCTCTGTATCCCAACGGGGTTCACCCCTACCCAG CCCAGAGCCCCGCGGCCCCCGTGGACCCCCTGCAGCAGGCCTACGCGGGGATGCAGCACTATACAG CAGCCTACCCGGCAGCCTACAGCCTGGTGGCGCCCGCGTTCCCACAGCCTCCCGCCCTGGTGGCCCAGCAGCCTCCGCCTCccccccagcagcagcagcagcagcagcagcagcagcagcagcagcagcaacggGAAG GCcctgatggctgcaacatcttCATCTACCACCTGCCCCAGGAGTTCACTGACTCAGAGATCCTCCAGATGTTTGTCCCCTTTGGCCACGTCATCTCAGCCAAAGTCTTTGTTGACCGGGCCACCAATCAGAGCAAGTGTTTTG GCTTTGTGAGTTTCGACAATCCGGCCAGTGCCCAGGCTGCCATCCAGGCCATGAACGGTTTCCAGATTGGCATGAAGCGCCTCAAAGTCCAGCTAAAGCGGCCTAAGGATGCCAACCGGCCCTACTGA
- the CELF3 gene encoding CUGBP Elav-like family member 3 isoform X5 translates to MNRPIQVKPADSESRGEDRKLFVGMLGKQQTDEDVRKMFEPFGTIDECTVLRGPDGTSKGCAFVKFQTHAEAQAAINTLHSSRTLPGASSSLVVKFADTEKERGLRRMQQVATQLGMFSPIALQFGAYSAYTQALMQQQAALVAAHSAYLSPMATMAAVQMQHMAAINANGLIATPITPSSGTSTPPAIAATPVSAIPAALGVNGYSPVPTQPTGQPAPDALYPNGVHPYPAQSPAAPVDPLQQAYAGMQHYTAAYPAAYSLVAPAFPQPPALVAQQPPPPPQQQQQQQQQQQQQQQREGPDGCNIFIYHLPQEFTDSEILQMFVPFGHVISAKVFVDRATNQSKCFGFVSFDNPASAQAAIQAMNGFQIGMKRLKVQLKRPKDANRPY, encoded by the exons aTGAACAGGCCGATCCAGGTCAAGCCAGCCGACAGCGAGAGCCGAGGAG AAGACCGGAAGCTCTTTGTGGGGATGCTAGGGAAGCAGCAGACAGATGAGGACGTCCGGAAGATGTTCGAGCCTTTCGGGACCATAGACGAGTGCACTGTGCTCCGGGGCCCAGACGGCACCAGCAAAG GCTGCGCCTTCGTGAAGTTCCAGACTCACGCCGAGGCCCAGGCCGCCATCAACACCCTTCACAGCAGCCGGACCCTGCCG GGTGCCTCGTCCAGCCTGGTGGTGAAGTTTGCTGACACGGAGAAGGAGCGAGGTCTCCGCCGAATGCAGCAGGTGGCCACCCAGCTGGGCATGTTCAGCCCCATCGCCCTCCAGTTCGGAGCCTACAGCGCCTACACCCAGGCC CTGATGCAGCAGCAGGCGGCCCTGGTAGCGGCTCACAGTGCCTACCTCAGCCCCATGGCCACCATGGCTGCCGTGCAGATGCAGCACATGGCCGCCATCAATGCCAATGGCCTCATCGCCACCCCCATCACCCCATCCTCAG GAACCAGCACCCCTCCTGCCATCGCTGCCACGCCCGTCTCTGCAATCCCTGCTGCCCTGGGCGTCAACGGCTACAGCCCGGTGCCCACCCAGCCCACTGGGCAGCCTGCCCCTGATGCTCTGTATCCCAACGGGGTTCACCCCTACCCAG CCCAGAGCCCCGCGGCCCCCGTGGACCCCCTGCAGCAGGCCTACGCGGGGATGCAGCACTATACAG CAGCCTACCCGGCAGCCTACAGCCTGGTGGCGCCCGCGTTCCCACAGCCTCCCGCCCTGGTGGCCCAGCAGCCTCCGCCTCccccccagcagcagcagcagcagcagcagcagcagcagcagcagcagcaacggGAAG GCcctgatggctgcaacatcttCATCTACCACCTGCCCCAGGAGTTCACTGACTCAGAGATCCTCCAGATGTTTGTCCCCTTTGGCCACGTCATCTCAGCCAAAGTCTTTGTTGACCGGGCCACCAATCAGAGCAAGTGTTTTG GCTTTGTGAGTTTCGACAATCCGGCCAGTGCCCAGGCTGCCATCCAGGCCATGAACGGTTTCCAGATTGGCATGAAGCGCCTCAAAGTCCAGCTAAAGCGGCCTAAGGATGCCAACCGGCCCTACTGA
- the CELF3 gene encoding CUGBP Elav-like family member 3 isoform X6: MNRPIQVKPADSESRGDRKLFVGMLGKQQTDEDVRKMFEPFGTIDECTVLRGPDGTSKGCAFVKFQTHAEAQAAINTLHSSRTLPGASSSLVVKFADTEKERGLRRMQQVATQLGMFSPIALQFGAYSAYTQALMQQQAALVAAHSAYLSPMATMAAVQMQHMAAINANGLIATPITPSSGTSTPPAIAATPVSAIPAALGVNGYSPVPTQPTGQPAPDALYPNGVHPYPAQSPAAPVDPLQQAYAGMQHYTAAYPAAYSLVAPAFPQPPALVAQQPPPPPQQQQQQQQQQQQQQQREGPDGCNIFIYHLPQEFTDSEILQMFVPFGHVISAKVFVDRATNQSKCFGFVSFDNPASAQAAIQAMNGFQIGMKRLKVQLKRPKDANRPY; the protein is encoded by the exons aTGAACAGGCCGATCCAGGTCAAGCCAGCCGACAGCGAGAGCCGAGGAG ACCGGAAGCTCTTTGTGGGGATGCTAGGGAAGCAGCAGACAGATGAGGACGTCCGGAAGATGTTCGAGCCTTTCGGGACCATAGACGAGTGCACTGTGCTCCGGGGCCCAGACGGCACCAGCAAAG GCTGCGCCTTCGTGAAGTTCCAGACTCACGCCGAGGCCCAGGCCGCCATCAACACCCTTCACAGCAGCCGGACCCTGCCG GGTGCCTCGTCCAGCCTGGTGGTGAAGTTTGCTGACACGGAGAAGGAGCGAGGTCTCCGCCGAATGCAGCAGGTGGCCACCCAGCTGGGCATGTTCAGCCCCATCGCCCTCCAGTTCGGAGCCTACAGCGCCTACACCCAGGCC CTGATGCAGCAGCAGGCGGCCCTGGTAGCGGCTCACAGTGCCTACCTCAGCCCCATGGCCACCATGGCTGCCGTGCAGATGCAGCACATGGCCGCCATCAATGCCAATGGCCTCATCGCCACCCCCATCACCCCATCCTCAG GAACCAGCACCCCTCCTGCCATCGCTGCCACGCCCGTCTCTGCAATCCCTGCTGCCCTGGGCGTCAACGGCTACAGCCCGGTGCCCACCCAGCCCACTGGGCAGCCTGCCCCTGATGCTCTGTATCCCAACGGGGTTCACCCCTACCCAG CCCAGAGCCCCGCGGCCCCCGTGGACCCCCTGCAGCAGGCCTACGCGGGGATGCAGCACTATACAG CAGCCTACCCGGCAGCCTACAGCCTGGTGGCGCCCGCGTTCCCACAGCCTCCCGCCCTGGTGGCCCAGCAGCCTCCGCCTCccccccagcagcagcagcagcagcagcagcagcagcagcagcagcagcaacggGAAG GCcctgatggctgcaacatcttCATCTACCACCTGCCCCAGGAGTTCACTGACTCAGAGATCCTCCAGATGTTTGTCCCCTTTGGCCACGTCATCTCAGCCAAAGTCTTTGTTGACCGGGCCACCAATCAGAGCAAGTGTTTTG GCTTTGTGAGTTTCGACAATCCGGCCAGTGCCCAGGCTGCCATCCAGGCCATGAACGGTTTCCAGATTGGCATGAAGCGCCTCAAAGTCCAGCTAAAGCGGCCTAAGGATGCCAACCGGCCCTACTGA